TCGTTTCTGCAAGCCCCCACCTTCAAAGTCGACGTGGAGATGCCGCGCCTCGGCAGCACCCCGGTGAAGGTGAGCGTCACGTACCACCACCTGAACCGCGACCAACTGGCCGAACTGGCCGACTCCGATATCGCCTATACCCGCGAAATGAAGGACCTGACCCAGTCCGAAGAAGCCTCGGTCGCCGATGTGACCGGCAAGGCCAAGGAACACCAACTGGTGCAGCTCAAGCGCGTTGTCGCCGGCTGGGGCTTCGCCGAGGAGCTGAACGACGAGAACCTGCAGGCACTCGTTGACCACTCCGCCGAGACCGCTGTTGCCATCCTCTCGGCGTTCCGCACTTCGTACGAGAAGGCACGCGAGGGAAACTTGAAAGCGTAGCCCGAGCGATTTACACGCCGAGCGCCACAGCGGCCGACCTGGCCATGTTCGGGTTGAGCCCGGAAGACGCAGAGGAAACTGTCGAGGTCTGGGAGTGCAATCGCCAGGCCCTGGTGCTTTTCGATGCCATGGGCACTCAGTGGCGCAGCGGCATGAACGGCGCGACTGGGCTGGAGTACCAGGCTCTGCCGGTAACCATGGATCTTCTCGGCATGGATGTCGGCGACCGCCAGGCGCTGTTCCGCGACATCAGGGTGATGGAGCGGGCGGCGCTGGATGCCATGGCTGAAGCTCGGGATGAGTGATCAGCCGGGCGCTTTACGTTGGTGGTCCCGGGTGATGGTGTTAGATTGCGGCCGTCCAACGGAGGGATATAAATGCATCACCGCATCTTCACACTCGCCGCAATGTGTTTGCTCACGGCCTGCGGCGGCGACATCGGCAAGGCCCAAGATGAAGTGAAGCGACGGCTCTACGATGGTAGCTCGGCCGAGTTTCGTGACGACAGGGTTCTGTACCTACCACCTGGGCGCGACAAGATCGTGTGCGGGGAGGTGAATGCCAAAAGCCCGCAGGGCGGCTACTCGGGCTTCCAGCCCTATGTTGTTGAGAATCTGGATGTGGCTCCGTTCGCTAAATTCTCGCAGGAGTCGGCCCAGGACATCAGGGTTACGTGCAGTCTAGGCAAGCCCTAGGAATCTGTGTCGCCCAAACCCGCTTAGGCGGGTTTTTTATCATCCGAGAACCGGCCTTTGGGCCGGTTTTTTTATGCCCGAAGGAAAGTGCCATGAGCGAGCAGTCATTCGCCCAGCTCGGAATCAGAGTTGATTCTGATGGGGTGGCAGAGGCCACGAATAACCTCGAGGCCCTGGTCGATGCAGGCGCGAATGCTGAGCGCTCAGCCAAGGGAATCCAGGCCTCTTGGGCGTCTGCCATGTCAGGCTTGCGGGGCGATACAAGCCAAATCGTCAAAGAGCTGCAGGCGCTCAACGCAACCCAGTCCAGCATCGCCCAGCAGATGATCGCCATGGGGCGTGCGGCCACTGACGCCTCGTCTGGGTTTTCTGCCGCGGCCAAGGCCCAGGCAACGCTGACCACCAGCACAGAATCCGCCGCCCAGGCTGGCCAGCGCATGGCTGAATCCGCCGAGCAGCAAAGCGCCCGTATGGCTGCTGTGGTCAAGGCTTCGCTGGAGGCGAGCCAGTATCACCAGTCGTTGACCAGCGCGGTCAACGGTACCTCTGCTGCCATGGACGCGGCCAGTAAGTCAGCAACCGATTGGGCGAAGTATCAACAGGAGATCAACGCCCGCGGCCAAGCCCTGCTTGCGACCGAAGAGCGCCTAGCGCAGGAGGCCAAACAGGCCGCTGCAGCCACTGACCTGCAAGCTGAAGGTCTCCAGAAGCTGTTGGGGCAGATCAACCCGGCAGTTGCCGCGCTCGGCCGCCTGGACGAACAGCAAGCGACGTTGACGAAGTACAAGGCCGCCGGCCTACTTGATGCCGACACCTTCAAGGACTATTCAGCGAAGATCGAGCAAACCCGGCAAAAGCTGGGTGGATTCGACGATGGGCTTCGGAAAACCGTAGATACATCGAAGCAGACCAAGGCCGCTCTCGCGCAACTGCCAGCTCAGTTCACCGACATTTTCACCAGCTTGGCTGGCGGACAGAGCCCGCTGATGGTGTTGATTCAGCAGGGCGGGCAGATCAAAGACAGCTTCGGCGGCATTGGTCCTATGCTTGACGCCGTGGGCGAAAAGCTCGCGTCAATGCTTGGGCTCACCTCTTCTGCTGCTGCACTAGGTGGTGCCGTCGGGGCTGTGGGTGAGGGCGCGAAAGCTGCTTCGGAGGGGGCTGAGGCCGCTGGGCAGAGCCTTGGCGACATGGCAGAGGGGGCCAATACCGCTGCCGACGCTACGAAGAACGCGAAAGAAGCTGCTGGGGCGCTTGGTTCAACAGCGAGCGCAGCATCTATCAATGCCCTCGCGCTTGTCGGCGCACTCGTGGCGGTTACAGCTGTTGTAGGTACCCTGGCGTACGGATACGCGAAGGGGGCAGCCGAGGCCAGAGAGTACAACAAGGCCCTTATCCTCACCGGCAACTATGCGGGCGCCAGCGCTCAGCAGCTTGGCGACATGGCCCAGAGGGTCAGCGCCGTAGACGGCACGGTTCGACAGGCTGCTGAGACGTTGGCCGCGCTGGCAGGCACTGGCAAGCTCGCGAGCTCAAGCTTTGAAAAAGTTGCCAATGCGGCGACCGCTATGGAGGACGCAACCGGCAAGGCGATCAAGTCGACAATCAGCGACTTCGTGAAGATCGCTGAGGATCCTCTGAAAGCTGCCACGTCGCTCAACGACGAATACCATTTTCTGACCGCTGCGGTGTACAGCCAGATCGCGGCCCTCAAGGATGAAGGGCGTACGATCGAGGCCGCTACCGTGCTCTCTGACGCCTACGCCAACGCTATCCAGACGCGGTCTGGAGAGATTGCGCGCAACCTGGGCATTGTCGAACGTGCCTGGAAAGGCATCAAAGACGCAGCAGGGGGCGCACTTGATGTCGTGCTTCAGGTGGGTCGCGAGGCTACGTTCGCGGAGCAAATTGCCGATGTTGACCGTCGCATTGGCCAGGCCAAGACCGGTGGATTCGGCCTGTTCTCCGACAAGGGCAAGGTCGTCGAGAGCCTGGAGGCGCAGAAGCGCTTTCTCCAGTTGCAGAAAGATGCTGATGACTCCCGCGCCAAATTCCTGGGGGAGCAACGCCGGATTCAGGACGAAGGCAACAAGGCCTATGTCGAGTTTCAAAAGGTCGTCGACGAAGGGAAGAGCAAGCAGGACAAGTTGAACAAAGCGCTTGAGGAGGAGAACGAGCGCATCAACAAGTCCAGAGCCGCAGGTTATAAGATCACGGCCGAGGAAGAAGAGGCTGCCTATAAAACCATCAGGGACAGGGCCGAGTTCAAGGAAAAGGCCGCCAAGAAGGAAAAGGCCTACACCGAGTCCGCCGCCATCAGGATGCTGGACCAGGCCAAGCAGCAGGAGGCCGTGCTCAAGGAACAGGCCGGGCTGGTGGGCCTGCAGAAGGGCGAATACGACAAGCTCGGCGAGTCCGGTCGTGCGCTGGTCAAGTGGGAGCAGCAGCTTGCGGATATCAAGTCCAAGAGCATTCTGACGGCTGACCAAAAGTCCCTGTTGGCCAACCAGGACAAGATCACCGCACAGCTCAAGATCAATGCCGAGCTGGAGAAGGAAACCGCGCTCCGCAAGCTCGCAGCAGCAGAAGCTGAGAAGCTCGCCAGCTTTCAGAAGGAGATCGCTGCTGACTTGGCCCTCTCCCGGCAGGACCTGTCGAACCAGCTCGCCGGTATCGGCATGGGCGCCGAGGGGCGCCGTCGTCTTCAAGAAGACCTGAAGATCCGGCAGGACTACCAGAAGCGCATCAATGACCTGCAGGAGCAGTTCAACGAGGGCAAGATCACAAAGGCCCTCTACGATAAGGAAACCCGCTTGCTCGAGGATGCTCTCGACGAGCGCCTGGACATGCGGGAGGACTACTACCGCAAGCTTGAGGCTGCGCAAGCCAACTGGGCGAACGGCGCCAACGCGGCATGGCAGGATTACATTACCTCTGCCGCTGATATTGCCGGCCAGACTTATGACGTGTTCAGCAACGCGTTTGATGGCCTGGAAGATGTGCTGGTCAAATTCGCGATGACCGGGAAGGCCAGCTTCAAGGAGTTCGCGAACTCGGTGCTTGCCGACATCGCGCGTATTGTTGTACGCACTCAGGTCGTTGCCCCGCTGCTGAATGCGGTTTTTGGCGGGAGCGGTGGTGGTGGGATTGGTTCGTTGCTGGGCGGCGGCGGTGGAGGTGGCGGAGGAGGTGGCGGCGGCGGAGTGATGAGCCTCATCAGCACCGCAAAAACAGCGCTCGATATCGGCAAAAGCGGTTTCGTGACCGAGATGCGCGCAGGCTTCGCCCAGGACGGCATCACCGGCGCTTTCAAGTCCGGCGCCGACTA
The Pseudomonas sp. DTU_2021_1001937_2_SI_NGA_ILE_001 DNA segment above includes these coding regions:
- a CDS encoding phage tail assembly chaperone, producing the protein MAKISFLQAPTFKVDVEMPRLGSTPVKVSVTYHHLNRDQLAELADSDIAYTREMKDLTQSEEASVADVTGKAKEHQLVQLKRVVAGWGFAEELNDENLQALVDHSAETAVAILSAFRTSYEKAREGNLKA
- a CDS encoding DUF1799 domain-containing protein translates to MFGLSPEDAEETVEVWECNRQALVLFDAMGTQWRSGMNGATGLEYQALPVTMDLLGMDVGDRQALFRDIRVMERAALDAMAEARDE
- a CDS encoding phage tail tape measure protein; protein product: MSEQSFAQLGIRVDSDGVAEATNNLEALVDAGANAERSAKGIQASWASAMSGLRGDTSQIVKELQALNATQSSIAQQMIAMGRAATDASSGFSAAAKAQATLTTSTESAAQAGQRMAESAEQQSARMAAVVKASLEASQYHQSLTSAVNGTSAAMDAASKSATDWAKYQQEINARGQALLATEERLAQEAKQAAAATDLQAEGLQKLLGQINPAVAALGRLDEQQATLTKYKAAGLLDADTFKDYSAKIEQTRQKLGGFDDGLRKTVDTSKQTKAALAQLPAQFTDIFTSLAGGQSPLMVLIQQGGQIKDSFGGIGPMLDAVGEKLASMLGLTSSAAALGGAVGAVGEGAKAASEGAEAAGQSLGDMAEGANTAADATKNAKEAAGALGSTASAASINALALVGALVAVTAVVGTLAYGYAKGAAEAREYNKALILTGNYAGASAQQLGDMAQRVSAVDGTVRQAAETLAALAGTGKLASSSFEKVANAATAMEDATGKAIKSTISDFVKIAEDPLKAATSLNDEYHFLTAAVYSQIAALKDEGRTIEAATVLSDAYANAIQTRSGEIARNLGIVERAWKGIKDAAGGALDVVLQVGREATFAEQIADVDRRIGQAKTGGFGLFSDKGKVVESLEAQKRFLQLQKDADDSRAKFLGEQRRIQDEGNKAYVEFQKVVDEGKSKQDKLNKALEEENERINKSRAAGYKITAEEEEAAYKTIRDRAEFKEKAAKKEKAYTESAAIRMLDQAKQQEAVLKEQAGLVGLQKGEYDKLGESGRALVKWEQQLADIKSKSILTADQKSLLANQDKITAQLKINAELEKETALRKLAAAEAEKLASFQKEIAADLALSRQDLSNQLAGIGMGAEGRRRLQEDLKIRQDYQKRINDLQEQFNEGKITKALYDKETRLLEDALDERLDMREDYYRKLEAAQANWANGANAAWQDYITSAADIAGQTYDVFSNAFDGLEDVLVKFAMTGKASFKEFANSVLADIARIVVRTQVVAPLLNAVFGGSGGGGIGSLLGGGGGGGGGGGGGGVMSLISTAKTALDIGKSGFVTEMRAGFAQDGITGAFKSGADYVSEAVTSAFTVGSETATAAAQTAAQFTVESTTAGLNSAAAEYASQFGAQLEISTGAIDTALSASNNAFSQTLQTLGDALGVIGIAYSIWQSYDAYGFKGAATTAGFATAGFYLGSIIPGVGNLVGAAIGAVIGSLVSSAAFGSGEKYPELSGSASGTWKAGTFTDDGWVEGWKEKQPKFGDAVNGELGATVQKFTSTMGMLYSVFRNPDSSISLDNTMRQRRTSGDYSSAFLATLNNGTTITGIQQHAGGDVVAGIKQNYEYVMGSFLAQAIVNSDGIPSYFKAQFMGFARNWESTAEEVIGAIEGVFTRFNGVNSALKQIRVSVLEMGDVGLQASDAILNMVAKFADLDVDKATAKEKVDALNEMVNGYYQAFFSDQERFDDLTKSLKDTFLGFNMEFPDTREAYRQMVEDIDVTTGAGQAMFATMMGLADSADAYFKGVAERAQAANDALLGQVDTAFSALQRSINAQKTSINDMIATARENASGLTSISNALGNALKALRGDSDDAVRMLRDQAKATVVSALAIARAGGSLSKFEGLEDALSVISGNDTSLYASLEDFNREQGRNANLIAELNKLNGKQLSASDKTIKALEAQLDGLDKQLEFAQAQMDALNGVDNSVKTVADAIREMNAAVVAAISTITGKISPQNAGTLVDSLYKDVLGRDADKGGKDYWVGELTSGKLNGGNVVDAFKNSAAIELAYKAAGIAMNEGSAYWSAQLASGALTPAQLNEAVRNAAIANGSIPARANGGLITGPGTGTSDSILARLSNGEYVMRAAAVQAFGTDLLDQMNAGQMPAFAVGGMVGEGPVLQITRPAQIYAGQARGGGGASDAAAVAELRALRDEIRSGLAVLNAHAKKTSDNTGQLAEVGTQVIGTAQVKVIA